In the Cytophagia bacterium CHB2 genome, one interval contains:
- a CDS encoding helix-turn-helix transcriptional regulator, which translates to MMPSLSHITLNFWSLLLLFGALQGFFFALTLVLSERGDKTANRLLSFLLVIISLHLSEYTIIATGLYRQIPYVLGTTLPFVFLIGPVYYLFAVALLSEGFAVDIKRALHFVPALLCYLLLLPFYAKSPAAKADFVSGLLQNGYVIFPLAQFLLLTLSTFQMLVYAYLTYDFLNTYEEKFKHESASTEILNLAWLKKIALGFSLYMMLFFIAYFQLFLLKSHRQEIFYAVVLILSAFIHAVGFNAVRRPESLLRTKISPAPPKYQKTALPATRAQTYLEKLLRLMASQKPFLNPELKLSELAEALHILPNHLSQVINAELNKNFFDFVNEYRLEEAKQRLLDPSFEHYSILAIALDVGFNNKASFNRVFKKHVGMTPSDFVKASKLQREQHVESEHKDSVLKS; encoded by the coding sequence ATGATGCCGTCCCTTTCTCACATCACTCTGAATTTTTGGTCGCTGCTCTTGCTCTTTGGCGCGCTGCAGGGCTTTTTCTTCGCCCTCACACTGGTCTTGAGCGAGAGGGGAGACAAAACCGCCAATCGTTTGTTAAGTTTTTTGCTGGTGATAATCTCGTTGCATCTGAGCGAATACACGATTATCGCCACCGGATTATATCGCCAAATTCCATATGTCCTTGGAACAACGCTGCCTTTTGTGTTTTTGATCGGACCGGTTTATTATCTTTTTGCGGTGGCCCTGCTCTCAGAGGGCTTTGCAGTCGATATTAAACGCGCATTGCATTTCGTGCCGGCGCTGTTGTGTTATCTGCTCTTGCTTCCGTTTTACGCCAAATCGCCTGCAGCTAAGGCGGATTTTGTGTCCGGTCTCCTGCAAAATGGTTATGTGATTTTTCCCCTGGCGCAATTCTTGTTGTTGACGTTGAGTACGTTTCAAATGTTGGTTTATGCCTATTTGACTTATGATTTCCTCAACACCTATGAAGAAAAATTTAAGCATGAATCTGCCAGCACGGAAATCTTGAATCTTGCCTGGCTGAAAAAAATTGCGCTGGGATTCAGTTTGTACATGATGCTGTTCTTCATCGCATATTTTCAGCTTTTTCTGCTCAAGTCGCACCGGCAGGAAATTTTTTATGCCGTTGTGCTCATCCTCTCGGCTTTCATTCATGCCGTGGGTTTCAATGCCGTGCGGCGGCCGGAAAGCTTGTTGCGAACGAAAATTTCACCGGCGCCACCCAAATACCAAAAAACCGCGCTGCCGGCGACACGCGCACAAACGTATTTGGAAAAGTTGTTGCGGTTGATGGCCTCGCAAAAGCCGTTTCTAAATCCCGAGCTCAAACTCTCAGAACTTGCCGAGGCGCTGCACATCTTGCCCAATCACCTCTCGCAGGTGATCAATGCCGAGTTGAACAAAAATTTTTTTGACTTTGTCAATGAATATAGGCTGGAAGAGGCCAAGCAAAGGCTGCTGGATCCCAGCTTCGAACATTACTCGATTTTGGCCATTGCCTTGGATGTCGGTTTTAATAACAAAGCCTCTTTCAATCGCGTGTTTAAAAAGCATGTCGGTATGACGCCGTCGGATTTTGTCAAAGCCAGCAAGTTGCAAAGAGAGCAGCATGTCGAAAGTGAACACAAAGACAGCGTTTTAAAATCATAA
- a CDS encoding response regulator transcription factor translates to MYRMSNPSEESMEKGIVQYFGNGTSLQLEHLLDSEGYALQSHSRLEALPEVVVTEKPAVIIIDLDEFGDRVWSACIDLQDDIAAHKTALILVTSSEDENLRVKALESGADDIIAKPFGPRELSARIKAIGRRLALMDAKKIRVKDIEIDLDEHRVRKAGKPIDLTYIQFKLLYLLASRRNNVFSRKEILERVWGKKVYVTNRTVDVHIKRLREKLGEYKYPSQYIETIHGTGYRFL, encoded by the coding sequence ATGTACAGGATGTCGAACCCCTCGGAGGAGTCGATGGAAAAAGGTATCGTTCAGTACTTTGGCAACGGCACTTCTCTGCAATTGGAACACCTTTTGGACAGCGAAGGATACGCGCTCCAAAGTCATTCTCGTTTGGAAGCTTTACCGGAAGTTGTTGTAACCGAAAAACCGGCAGTCATCATCATAGATCTGGATGAATTCGGTGATCGCGTTTGGTCGGCGTGCATTGATCTGCAAGACGACATTGCAGCGCACAAAACCGCGTTAATCTTGGTGACCTCAAGCGAGGACGAGAATTTGCGCGTGAAGGCGTTGGAAAGCGGCGCAGATGACATCATCGCCAAGCCGTTCGGCCCGCGCGAGTTGTCAGCGCGCATCAAGGCCATTGGCCGGCGCCTCGCGTTGATGGATGCCAAAAAAATCCGCGTCAAGGATATCGAAATTGACCTCGATGAGCACCGCGTGCGCAAAGCGGGCAAGCCCATCGATCTCACGTATATCCAATTCAAGCTTCTTTATTTGCTCGCGTCGCGCCGGAACAACGTGTTCAGCCGCAAGGAAATTCTTGAGCGAGTGTGGGGCAAGAAGGTTTATGTCACCAACCGCACGGTGGATGTTCACATCAAGCGGCTGCGGGAAAAGCTGGGCGAATATAAGTATCCGTCTCAATATATCGAAACGATCCACGGCACTGGTTATCGTTTCCTCTAA
- a CDS encoding TIGR01777 family protein, giving the protein MLATPRRLVELYVGDWPRRAGATLNRDDSLRLELDAPRHDRQQVALTGDRLVRTYRQSWSRLPRRALRYAPAPGEHPWDPDAGKIDAAGLEGLDAVVHLAGESIAKGRWTAAKKARIVNSRVRGTKLLAETLAQLKQPPKTLISASAIGYYGDRGDTILREDSAPGSGFLAETSVAWERAAEPAAQAGIRVAHPRTGVVLSTEGGALKEILLPFRLGVGGVMGSGKQYWSWIAFDDLIGALQHALKNESLQGPFNVVAPQPVTNREFVKTLGRVLSRPTIFPAPEFALRLLLGEMAEGLLFASARIEPAKLTATGYTFRYPDLEGALRALLK; this is encoded by the coding sequence ATGCTGGCCACGCCCCGCCGCCTGGTCGAGCTCTACGTCGGCGACTGGCCGCGCCGCGCCGGCGCCACCCTCAACCGTGACGACTCGCTCCGGCTCGAGCTCGACGCTCCCCGCCACGACCGCCAGCAGGTCGCCCTCACCGGCGACCGCCTGGTCCGGACCTATCGCCAGAGCTGGAGCCGGCTGCCGCGGCGCGCGCTGCGCTACGCGCCCGCGCCCGGCGAGCACCCGTGGGATCCCGACGCCGGCAAAATTGATGCGGCCGGGCTGGAAGGGTTGGACGCGGTTGTGCATCTCGCCGGCGAGAGTATTGCAAAAGGCCGCTGGACGGCGGCGAAGAAGGCGCGCATCGTTAATAGCCGTGTGCGCGGCACAAAATTGCTGGCCGAAACACTCGCGCAGCTCAAGCAACCGCCCAAGACGCTCATCAGCGCCTCGGCGATCGGTTATTACGGCGACCGCGGTGACACGATTTTGCGCGAGGATAGCGCTCCGGGATCGGGTTTCCTGGCGGAAACCTCCGTGGCGTGGGAGAGGGCAGCGGAACCGGCGGCGCAGGCCGGCATTCGCGTTGCGCATCCGCGCACCGGCGTCGTGCTCAGCACGGAGGGCGGCGCATTAAAAGAAATATTACTGCCGTTTCGCCTCGGCGTGGGCGGCGTGATGGGGAGCGGCAAGCAATATTGGAGCTGGATCGCGTTCGACGATTTGATCGGCGCGCTGCAGCATGCGCTCAAAAACGAATCACTGCAAGGCCCATTCAATGTCGTCGCGCCACAACCCGTAACCAATCGCGAATTCGTCAAAACGCTGGGCCGCGTGCTCTCGCGTCCCACGATTTTCCCCGCGCCGGAGTTCGCGTTGCGCTTGTTGCTGGGAGAAATGGCCGAGGGCTTGTTGTTTGCGAGTGCGCGTATCGAGCCTGCAAAACTCACGGCAACGGGTTACACGTTTCGCTATCCAGATTTGGAAGGGGCGTTGCGCGCCTTGCTCAAATAA
- a CDS encoding serine/threonine protein kinase, producing MPWLSDNLLHRLQTVADLPDLGETKYRLLEKFASGGMGTVYLAEDTQLHRKVALKVLHTPDASGELSARMLREARVIAQLEHPSIVPVHDVGELPDGRVFYVMKFVQGRRLDQYTQAENALPDRLRIFQKVCEAVAFAHANGVIHRDLKPENIMVGAFGEVLVMDWGLAKIVAEKEEQGTDDGVQKTQNKRINSPIRNPKSEINNRETLHGTIMGTPAYMAPEQKRGDIAQIDQRSDIYALGAILKFLLTGHNNAGLAQKDFSSSTISSNASPALPGAKIPKQLAAICAQAMAEEKEQRYASAQALAGDIVRFLNGLAVTSYKENIFERILRWLKQYRFILFLIAAYILARILLTILLRP from the coding sequence ATGCCCTGGCTCTCGGACAATCTTCTTCATCGCCTTCAAACCGTCGCTGATCTTCCCGATCTTGGTGAAACGAAATATCGCTTGCTCGAAAAATTTGCCAGCGGCGGCATGGGAACGGTTTATCTCGCGGAAGACACCCAGCTTCATCGTAAGGTTGCGCTGAAAGTTTTGCATACACCCGACGCCTCCGGTGAGCTCTCTGCGCGCATGCTGCGTGAAGCGCGGGTAATCGCCCAATTGGAGCATCCCAGCATTGTGCCGGTGCATGACGTTGGCGAACTGCCCGATGGTCGCGTGTTTTATGTGATGAAATTCGTGCAAGGCCGGCGTCTCGATCAGTATACGCAAGCCGAAAATGCGCTGCCCGATCGTTTGCGCATTTTTCAAAAAGTCTGCGAGGCCGTTGCGTTTGCGCACGCCAACGGTGTGATTCATCGCGATCTCAAACCGGAAAACATCATGGTGGGCGCATTCGGCGAGGTGCTGGTGATGGATTGGGGTCTGGCGAAAATCGTGGCGGAGAAAGAAGAGCAGGGGACAGATGATGGAGTCCAGAAGACGCAAAATAAGAGAATAAACTCGCCCATCCGAAATCCAAAATCCGAAATCAACAATCGCGAAACGCTGCACGGCACGATCATGGGGACACCGGCCTACATGGCGCCGGAGCAAAAACGCGGCGATATTGCTCAAATCGATCAACGCAGCGATATCTATGCGCTCGGCGCAATCTTGAAATTCCTGTTAACCGGGCACAACAACGCCGGACTTGCGCAAAAAGATTTTTCAAGTTCTACAATAAGCTCAAACGCAAGTCCGGCTTTGCCCGGCGCCAAAATTCCCAAACAACTCGCAGCCATTTGCGCACAAGCCATGGCCGAAGAGAAGGAGCAGCGCTACGCCAGTGCGCAAGCGCTCGCCGGCGATATTGTTCGATTTTTGAACGGCCTGGCCGTAACTTCCTACAAAGAAAATATTTTTGAAAGGATTTTGCGCTGGTTGAAACAATATCGGTTCATCCTGTTTCTTATTGCAGCTTATATTCTCGCTCGCATTTTGCTAACTATTTTGCTCAGACCATAA
- a CDS encoding sterol desaturase family protein has protein sequence MIQIIWDTRGYFFWLLVVSLFCWILERLAPWRPEQKPWREQIGQDYFWLIFNGHYAGVLLAYIGSWLMQQMNQFLGVWQVPPPESIKLLGGSPLWLQFLVFLTFKDFMEWCVHNLLHRVPWLWEFHKLHHSIEELDWIGNLRFHWMEIVVYQSVTYLPLVMLGVEGNVILAIAVFGTLIGHLNHSNLKISWGPLRYLINSPRMHVWHHDLILRGGHGKNFAIVFSLWDWLFGTAYLPGDKEQPERLGFEGMEKFPRGLIARLIYPLRLNKTNVQR, from the coding sequence ATGATTCAAATCATCTGGGACACACGCGGTTATTTTTTCTGGCTGCTGGTGGTGTCCTTATTTTGCTGGATACTCGAACGGCTGGCGCCGTGGCGGCCGGAGCAAAAACCCTGGCGTGAACAAATCGGGCAAGATTATTTCTGGCTGATTTTCAACGGACATTATGCCGGCGTTTTGCTGGCCTATATCGGCAGTTGGCTGATGCAGCAGATGAACCAATTTCTTGGCGTGTGGCAGGTGCCGCCGCCGGAGTCGATCAAGCTGCTGGGCGGCAGCCCGCTGTGGCTGCAATTTCTTGTTTTTCTTACCTTCAAAGATTTTATGGAATGGTGTGTGCACAATCTGCTCCACCGCGTGCCGTGGTTGTGGGAATTCCACAAATTGCATCACAGCATTGAAGAACTGGATTGGATCGGCAATCTTCGCTTTCATTGGATGGAGATCGTCGTTTACCAGAGCGTGACCTACTTGCCTCTGGTGATGCTGGGCGTTGAGGGCAACGTTATTCTCGCCATTGCGGTATTCGGCACGCTCATCGGCCATCTCAATCACTCGAATTTGAAAATCAGTTGGGGCCCGTTGCGTTACCTGATTAACTCTCCGCGCATGCATGTGTGGCATCATGATCTCATTCTGCGCGGCGGGCACGGTAAAAACTTCGCCATTGTGTTCAGTTTGTGGGATTGGCTCTTCGGCACGGCGTATTTGCCCGGCGATAAAGAACAACCGGAACGGCTGGGATTCGAAGGGATGGAAAAATTTCCGCGGGGGCTTATCGCACGATTAATTTATCCCCTCCGGCTCAACAAGACGAATGTGCAGCGCTAG
- a CDS encoding SRPBCC domain-containing protein, translated as MNDFLSLAILPFTWLIAAFAQEPAVERAVVVEVVVNASPDKVWLAWTTEEGVTSFFAPACKLDLRVLGVYEMYFAPHAAPGLRGGEGNMILAIQPEKMLSFTWNAPPHLPNVRQQRTSVVVRLKEINNNQTRVTLTEIGWGENEEWDQAYQYFSAAWKYVLGNLKRRFAEGPIDWQKELAARQAAASQK; from the coding sequence ATGAACGATTTTCTTTCGCTTGCCATTCTTCCCTTCACCTGGTTGATCGCCGCATTTGCGCAAGAACCGGCAGTCGAGCGCGCGGTCGTGGTCGAAGTTGTCGTGAATGCCAGCCCAGACAAAGTCTGGCTCGCCTGGACGACAGAAGAGGGTGTCACCAGTTTCTTTGCGCCGGCGTGCAAACTCGATTTGCGTGTGCTGGGCGTATATGAAATGTACTTTGCTCCTCATGCTGCACCCGGCTTGCGCGGCGGCGAGGGCAACATGATTCTGGCGATACAGCCGGAGAAAATGCTTTCCTTCACCTGGAATGCGCCGCCGCATTTACCAAACGTTCGCCAGCAGCGCACCAGCGTTGTCGTGCGGCTCAAAGAAATCAACAATAATCAAACACGCGTCACCTTGACGGAAATCGGCTGGGGTGAAAATGAGGAATGGGATCAAGCTTATCAATACTTCTCCGCGGCCTGGAAATACGTTTTGGGAAATCTGAAGCGCCGTTTTGCCGAAGGGCCGATCGACTGGCAAAAAGAATTGGCGGCAAGGCAGGCTGCGGCCTCGCAAAAATAG
- a CDS encoding VOC family protein: MAAAPVVHFEIVGQDAKKLQNFYGKLFEWKINADNPMNYGLVEAVANGKEVGKGSIGGGIGAAQPGQPGYVTFYVQVDDCDAYLKKVESLGGKTVMPTMTIPNMVTFALFADPEGQVVGLVKSE, from the coding sequence ATGGCAGCAGCCCCGGTGGTACATTTCGAAATCGTCGGCCAGGACGCCAAAAAGCTACAAAACTTTTACGGCAAACTGTTCGAGTGGAAAATCAACGCCGATAATCCCATGAACTATGGCCTGGTGGAAGCAGTCGCCAACGGCAAAGAGGTGGGAAAAGGCAGTATCGGCGGCGGTATTGGCGCGGCGCAACCCGGCCAACCCGGCTATGTCACGTTTTACGTGCAGGTCGATGATTGCGACGCCTATTTGAAAAAAGTGGAAAGCCTGGGCGGCAAAACCGTCATGCCCACCATGACGATTCCGAACATGGTGACGTTTGCTTTGTTCGCCGATCCCGAGGGGCAAGTGGTCGGATTAGTGAAGAGCGAATAA
- a CDS encoding sigma-70 family RNA polymerase sigma factor gives MPDDTFIGGSQDQFPLTRWSAIIAMRSHDAAERQRSREAIVTAYWKPVYKYLRLKWRKSNEDAKDLTQGFFAVALEKGYLENYDPAKARFRTFLRTCLDGYVANENKAAQRLKRGGGAEIIPLDFESAEGELQHLELADDENIEAYFETEWLRSLFALALDALREDCQRRGKQVHLQLFESYDLNEADAAKLTYDELATRFNLSVTQVTNHLSYIRREFRRILLEKLRELTGSEEEFAREARTVFGVDQN, from the coding sequence ATGCCTGACGACACTTTCATTGGCGGTTCCCAGGATCAGTTTCCGCTCACGCGCTGGTCGGCGATCATCGCGATGCGCAGCCATGACGCGGCCGAGCGGCAACGCTCACGTGAAGCGATTGTAACGGCTTATTGGAAGCCGGTCTACAAATATCTCCGGTTGAAGTGGCGCAAATCGAATGAAGATGCCAAAGACCTGACCCAGGGCTTCTTCGCCGTGGCGCTGGAAAAAGGTTATCTCGAAAATTACGATCCTGCCAAAGCGCGCTTCCGCACATTTTTGCGCACTTGTCTCGACGGCTACGTTGCCAATGAAAACAAGGCCGCGCAGCGCCTCAAACGCGGCGGCGGCGCTGAAATCATCCCGCTAGATTTTGAAAGCGCCGAGGGTGAATTGCAGCATCTCGAGCTCGCGGATGATGAAAACATCGAGGCCTATTTTGAAACGGAATGGCTGCGCAGCCTGTTTGCGTTGGCGCTCGATGCCTTGCGCGAAGACTGCCAGCGCCGCGGCAAACAGGTTCATTTGCAACTATTCGAAAGTTATGATCTCAACGAAGCCGACGCGGCGAAACTCACCTACGACGAGCTGGCCACCCGCTTCAATCTGTCCGTCACGCAGGTGACGAATCATCTTTCTTACATTCGGCGCGAATTCCGAAGAATTCTATTGGAGAAGTTGCGCGAGCTTACAGGTTCGGAGGAAGAATTTGCCCGGGAAGCGCGCACGGTTTTTGGCGTTGATCAAAATTAA